A stretch of the Oxyura jamaicensis isolate SHBP4307 breed ruddy duck chromosome 4, BPBGC_Ojam_1.0, whole genome shotgun sequence genome encodes the following:
- the GC gene encoding vitamin D-binding protein has product MKVAVTLLLLLLFATTNAEHRGRAYVRDKVCQEFKTMGKDDFRTLTLIMNSRKFSNATFEEISHLVREIVLLAETCCTDGADPSCYDAGSSALSAKSCGPDSPFPAHPGTAACCVHHGLEQKLCLAALQHPPRQVPHYIEPSNEELCQAFKKDPKDFADRFLYEYVSSYGQAPLPVLLGSTRNFLSMVSTCCISPAPTVCFLKEKLQRKTLSLLTLMSNRACSRFMVYGKDKVKFSYLTMLAQKIPSASFEDLSPLAEDAAEVFTQCCDSVAEDCMQKKLSEHTAKVCAALSTKDERFADCCAGKNIMQNYFCISALKPAMAPKLPELQKPTNKHLCGDNGALHARRYMFELSRRHTNVPDVFLGKLYDASENVIRECCSAKDASACLDSKRQQVGGELPTFLENANQFCGQYNEMNFLDFKKRLRDSMKQTMPETSPELLTQLVDQRADFASTCCPANSPPLYCAAQVTTYLESACKQDSCALI; this is encoded by the exons ATGAAGGTGGCtgtcaccctgctgctgctgctgctttttgccacAACCAACGCTGAACACCGAG GTAGAGCATATGTCCGGGACAAAGTATGTCAAGAGTTCAAAACCATGGGGAAGGATGACTTCCGAACCCT GACCCTCATCATGAACAGCAGGAAGTTCTCCAACGCCACCTTCGAGGAGATCAGCCACCTCGTGCGCGAGATTGTCTTGCTGGCAGAGACCTGCTGTACCGATGGCGCTGACCCCTCCTGCTATGATGCTGGG TCTTCAGCCCTGTCAGCCAAGTCCTGTGGCCCCGACTCGCCCTTCCCTGCCCATCCAGGGACGGCTGCCTGCTGTGTCCACCATGGCCTGGAGCAGAAGCTGTGCCTGGccgccctgcagcacccaccccGCCAGGTGCCCCACTACATTGAGCCCTCCAACGAGGAACTCTGCCAGGCCTTCAAGAAGGACCCCAAGGATTTTGCCGACAG GTTCCTGTACGAGTACGTCAGCAGCTACGGCCAGGCGCCCTTGCCTGTGCTCCTGGGCTCCACCAGGAACTTCCTCTCCATGGTCTCCACCTGCTGTATATCCCCAGCACCCACCGTCTGTTTCCTGAAGGAG aaactgcaaagaaaaacccTCTCCCTACTCACGCTGATGTCAAACAGGGCTTGCTCCCGCTTCATGGTATATGGGAAGGACAAAGTGAAGTTCAG CTACCTGACCATGCTTGCCCAGAAGATACCAAGCGCTTCATTTGAGGACCTTTCTCCTCTGGCAGAGGATGCGGCTGAGGTGTTCACCCAGTGCTGTGACTCGGTGGCTGAGGACTGCATGCAGAAGAAG TTATCAGAGCACACTGCAAAAGTCTGCGCCGCACTGTCGACCAAAGATGAAAGGTTTGCCGACTGCTGTGCAGGAAAAAACATTATGCAAAACTACTTCTGCATCTCCGCCTTGAAACCAGCTATGGCCCCCAAATTGCCTGAGCTGCAGAAGCCAACCAACAAGCACTTGTGTGGTGACAATGGGGCCCTCCATGCCAGAAG GTACATGTTTGAACTGTCACGGAGGCACACCAATGTGCCTGATGTCTTCCTTGGCAAACTGTACGATGCATCTGAAAATGTCATCAGGGAGTGCTGCTCTGCCAAGGATGCCTCTGCCTGCCTTGACAGCAAG CGACAGCAAGTGGGAGGAGAGCTGCCCACCTTCCTGGAAAATGCCAACCAGTTCTGTGGCCAGTACAATGAGATGAATTTCCTCGACTTCAAGAAGAG GTTGAGGGACAGCATGAAGCAGACTATGCCAGAAACCAGCCCTGAGCTGCTGACACAGCTGGTGGATCAGAGAGCTGATTTCGCTTCCACGTGCTGCCCAGCAAACTCGCCACCTCTTTATTGCGCCGCACAG GTGACCACATACCTGGAAAGTGCATGCAAGCAGGATTCTTGTGCACTGATTTAG